A genomic segment from Janibacter sp. DB-40 encodes:
- a CDS encoding 5'/3'-nucleotidase SurE translates to MHALVTNDDGIDSRGLGTLARVAVEAGLEVVVAAPDEEFSGASASLTALEADGRLWTHARRLEGLSGVRALGVEASPAFITFAAVHEAFGPAPGVVLSGINHGPNVGQAVLHSGTIGAALTARTHGIPSLAISCTSPEPVHLDTCATVAARALAWLLERPGDEAIVLSINVPDVPPDELRGLRPARLASFGAVQAEVGEIGEDHVTMTIRETDDELEPGTDAALTADGWATVTTLAAPCEVPDVDIAGLVDSGQRSIAAPWEVVQSTKE, encoded by the coding sequence GTGCACGCGCTGGTGACCAATGACGACGGGATCGACAGCCGCGGCCTGGGCACGCTCGCCCGGGTCGCGGTCGAAGCGGGCCTCGAGGTGGTGGTGGCTGCTCCGGACGAGGAGTTCAGCGGAGCGAGCGCGTCGCTGACCGCGCTCGAGGCAGACGGCCGCCTGTGGACGCACGCGCGCCGGCTCGAGGGGCTGTCGGGGGTGCGCGCGCTCGGGGTCGAGGCCAGCCCGGCCTTCATCACCTTCGCGGCGGTCCACGAGGCCTTCGGACCGGCCCCCGGGGTCGTGCTCTCGGGGATCAACCACGGTCCGAACGTCGGGCAGGCCGTGCTGCACTCCGGCACGATCGGGGCGGCGCTCACCGCGCGGACGCACGGGATCCCCTCGCTCGCGATCTCGTGCACGTCACCGGAACCGGTCCACCTGGACACCTGCGCCACGGTCGCCGCGCGTGCCCTCGCGTGGTTGCTCGAGCGGCCGGGTGACGAGGCGATCGTCCTCAGCATCAACGTCCCCGACGTGCCCCCGGACGAGCTGCGCGGTCTGCGCCCGGCCCGGCTGGCGTCCTTCGGCGCCGTCCAGGCCGAGGTGGGGGAGATCGGCGAGGACCACGTGACGATGACCATCCGGGAGACCGACGACGAGCTCGAGCCGGGCACGGATGCCGCGCTGACAGCGGACGGCTGGGCCACCGTGACCACGCTCGCAGCGCCCTGCGAGGTGCCCGATGTGGACATCGCCGGTCTCGTGGACAGCGGACAGCGCTCGATTGCGGCACCATGGGAGGTCGTGCAGTCGACCAAGGAGTGA
- a CDS encoding VOC family protein, protein MSNHDVRMIMLSTDDLDASIAFYTETLGMPLKFRDGAHFAALDGGSVTIALATSVDHPMPGKVVPGIRTDDVDGAAAAIEAAGGAIAKGPYDDAHERRAVAYDSQGNGLVFYSPLTR, encoded by the coding sequence GTGAGCAATCACGACGTCCGGATGATCATGCTCTCGACCGACGACCTCGATGCGTCGATCGCGTTCTACACCGAGACCCTGGGGATGCCGCTGAAGTTCCGCGACGGTGCCCACTTCGCCGCCCTCGACGGCGGGTCGGTCACCATCGCGCTCGCGACCTCCGTGGACCACCCGATGCCCGGCAAGGTCGTCCCCGGGATCAGGACCGACGACGTCGACGGCGCTGCGGCCGCGATCGAGGCCGCGGGAGGCGCCATCGCCAAGGGCCCCTACGACGACGCGCACGAGCGTCGCGCCGTGGCCTACGACTCCCAGGGCAACGGCCTGGTCTTCTACAGCCCGCTCACCCGGTAG
- a CDS encoding sensor histidine kinase, with translation MTPIEPVAQGPSDEDYLADPWARHGWVLAAIWLVFLAFPALSVIERTSERPLLRGIALAAVLAFACLYVWGFVRGQGALRCGWRRADLVIVFGSFLAGIAIMVALIPLIGPGAVGMAPFLASVAAFSFPERWPMPSVVAVVVFAAIVLAVTDALREVWFLLFLPLAIGGFGLLLRRMTLSDERHQVVRRSLAVTAERDRVARDVHDVLGHSLTVVSLKADLAERLIDIDPERAKGELADIRSLTRQSLAEIRATVSGLRVARLADERDVAATALRDAGIEASLPEDGEVVDPAHRITMAWVLREAVTNVIRHSGAHRVEVAWGPSWLEVSDDGRGLRGRKEGSGLTGVRERVAQAGGRTEVGEGLPGSAGPGTRVRVELP, from the coding sequence GTGACCCCGATCGAGCCCGTGGCGCAGGGGCCCTCCGACGAGGACTACCTCGCCGACCCCTGGGCCAGGCACGGCTGGGTCCTCGCCGCCATCTGGCTGGTCTTCCTCGCCTTCCCCGCCCTCTCCGTGATCGAGAGGACGAGCGAGCGGCCGCTGCTGCGCGGCATCGCCCTCGCGGCCGTCCTCGCCTTCGCCTGCCTCTACGTGTGGGGGTTCGTGCGGGGGCAGGGGGCGCTGCGCTGCGGCTGGCGACGAGCGGACCTGGTCATCGTCTTCGGCAGCTTCCTCGCGGGGATCGCGATCATGGTCGCCCTCATCCCCCTCATCGGTCCGGGCGCCGTGGGCATGGCCCCCTTCCTGGCCTCGGTCGCCGCCTTCAGCTTCCCCGAACGGTGGCCGATGCCGTCGGTGGTCGCCGTGGTCGTCTTCGCAGCGATCGTCCTGGCGGTGACCGACGCCCTGCGGGAGGTGTGGTTCCTGCTCTTCCTGCCCCTCGCCATCGGCGGCTTCGGTCTTCTGCTCCGCCGGATGACCCTCAGCGACGAGCGGCACCAGGTGGTGCGGCGGTCGTTGGCCGTGACCGCCGAGCGTGACCGGGTCGCACGCGACGTCCACGACGTCCTGGGGCACTCGCTGACCGTCGTCTCCCTCAAGGCCGACCTGGCCGAGCGCCTCATCGACATCGACCCCGAGCGGGCGAAGGGAGAGCTGGCCGACATCCGCTCGCTCACCCGCCAGTCCCTCGCCGAGATCCGCGCGACCGTCTCCGGGCTGCGGGTGGCCCGGCTGGCCGACGAGCGGGACGTGGCCGCCACCGCCCTGCGGGACGCCGGGATCGAGGCCAGCCTGCCCGAGGACGGTGAGGTCGTCGACCCGGCCCACCGGATCACGATGGCGTGGGTCCTGCGGGAGGCCGTCACCAATGTCATCCGGCACAGCGGCGCCCACCGCGTCGAGGTCGCGTGGGGCCCCTCGTGGCTCGAGGTCAGCGACGACGGGCGCGGTCTGCGCGGGCGCAAGGAGGGGTCCGGCCTGACCGGCGTGCGCGAGCGGGTCGCCCAGGCCGGTGGGCGCACCGAGGTCGGCGAGGGCCTTCCCGGCTCCGCCGGGCCGGGCACGAGGGTGCGGGTGGAGCTGCCGTGA
- a CDS encoding alpha/beta hydrolase, with translation MSRGPLSAEVAEDEALARLLEEGQTGDIGTVERYGAAADAVVERYGPVDAPAIVLVHGGYFRPGVDRTHSRPQARALAAQGWQVLLPEYRRVPGAACTATEDLAALDARLRGQHVDVRAWVGHSAGGALVLWRALAPELPPVRVVALAPVADFDAAVAQRLGGDAVRDWVGAGPREAPMTYARLDPVRLAARAPEALERIHLVHGTSDASVPVTQTEDFPAARTLVPDAHHFDLIDPASRHWPTVLGLIRG, from the coding sequence GTGTCCCGAGGACCGCTCTCGGCCGAGGTGGCCGAGGACGAGGCGCTCGCCCGCCTGCTCGAGGAGGGCCAGACCGGCGACATCGGGACCGTGGAGCGGTACGGCGCCGCGGCGGACGCCGTCGTCGAGCGCTACGGGCCGGTGGACGCCCCGGCGATCGTGCTGGTGCACGGGGGGTACTTCCGCCCGGGCGTGGACCGGACCCACTCGAGGCCCCAGGCACGGGCGCTCGCTGCGCAGGGGTGGCAGGTGCTGCTCCCCGAGTACCGGCGCGTGCCCGGAGCGGCGTGCACCGCGACCGAGGACCTCGCTGCCCTGGACGCCCGTCTGCGGGGGCAGCACGTCGACGTGCGCGCGTGGGTCGGGCACTCCGCCGGTGGGGCACTGGTGCTCTGGCGGGCGCTGGCCCCCGAGCTGCCACCCGTGCGCGTGGTCGCCCTCGCGCCCGTGGCGGACTTCGACGCGGCGGTGGCGCAGCGCCTCGGCGGCGACGCGGTCCGTGACTGGGTCGGCGCCGGTCCGCGCGAGGCGCCCATGACCTACGCCCGGCTGGACCCGGTCCGGCTGGCGGCGCGTGCCCCGGAGGCACTCGAGCGCATCCACCTCGTGCACGGCACCAGTGACGCATCGGTTCCCGTGACCCAGACCGAGGACTTCCCGGCCGCCAGGACCCTCGTGCCCGACGCGCACCACTTCGACCTCATCGACCCTGCGTCCCGGCACTGGCCGACCGTCCTCGGGCTGATCCGCGGCTGA
- a CDS encoding MOSC N-terminal beta barrel domain-containing protein translates to MQVTQVRIYPVKSLGGAAVDSARVEPWGLAGDRRWALVDEMGERVSAREAGALLGLRAQVVDEETIRIHAGEESILVDTPLGLPPVPVGISRQGFAPPADQDVSEWISERVGRPMRLVWQEDPQVRRMSGAHGGQEGDTLSLADAGPLLLTSQTSLARLEEWMAAEAGEPDPEDLDPDDISGTEAGSVTAGDGGPRLSMLRFRPNVVIDGGEPFAEDAWPTVRIGDVEYRTAETCDRCVVTTIDPETLERGKEPMRTLARHRRWDGKTWFGIRLVPLGDGELRVGDDVVPG, encoded by the coding sequence ATGCAGGTCACCCAGGTACGCATCTATCCGGTGAAGTCCCTCGGCGGCGCGGCCGTCGACTCCGCTCGCGTCGAGCCGTGGGGCCTGGCGGGGGACCGGCGCTGGGCGCTCGTCGACGAGATGGGTGAGCGGGTCTCCGCACGGGAGGCGGGTGCCCTGCTCGGGCTGCGTGCCCAGGTGGTCGACGAGGAGACGATCCGCATCCACGCCGGCGAGGAGAGCATCCTCGTCGACACGCCGCTGGGTCTGCCGCCGGTCCCGGTGGGCATCTCGCGGCAGGGCTTCGCCCCGCCCGCCGACCAGGACGTCAGCGAGTGGATCAGCGAGCGCGTGGGTCGCCCGATGCGGCTGGTGTGGCAGGAGGACCCGCAGGTGCGGCGGATGTCCGGCGCCCACGGCGGGCAGGAGGGGGACACGCTCTCCCTCGCCGACGCCGGTCCGCTGCTGCTCACCTCGCAGACCTCGCTCGCCCGCCTCGAGGAGTGGATGGCTGCCGAGGCCGGCGAGCCGGACCCGGAGGACCTCGACCCCGACGACATCAGCGGCACGGAGGCCGGGTCGGTCACGGCCGGCGACGGCGGTCCGCGCCTGAGCATGCTCCGCTTCCGCCCGAACGTCGTCATCGACGGCGGGGAGCCCTTCGCCGAGGACGCCTGGCCGACCGTGCGGATCGGGGACGTGGAGTACCGCACCGCCGAGACCTGCGACCGGTGCGTCGTGACCACGATCGACCCGGAGACCCTCGAGCGCGGCAAGGAGCCGATGCGCACCCTCGCGCGGCACCGCCGCTGGGACGGCAAGACATGGTTCGGGATCCGGCTGGTGCCCCTCGGGGACGGCGAGCTGCGCGTCGGCGACGACGTCGTCCCGGGATGA
- a CDS encoding excalibur calcium-binding domain-containing protein codes for MSRAKGVAPVLLGLTLALGGCGAAGEPVAAATSTATVTATATVTTTPTVTADVPTVTTTTTPPPPAPPPPPPEPPPEPEPVPEPEPEPATTAPPAPLSGGGQTPFDNCTAARAAGGAPVRVGDPGYGPHLDRDGDGVGCE; via the coding sequence ATGAGCCGGGCGAAGGGGGTCGCACCGGTCCTCCTCGGGCTCACGCTGGCGCTGGGCGGGTGCGGCGCGGCCGGGGAGCCCGTCGCCGCCGCGACCTCCACCGCGACCGTCACCGCCACGGCGACGGTGACCACGACCCCGACGGTGACCGCCGACGTCCCGACGGTCACGACGACGACCACACCACCACCGCCGGCGCCACCACCGCCCCCGCCGGAGCCCCCACCGGAGCCCGAGCCCGTCCCCGAGCCCGAGCCGGAACCCGCGACCACGGCCCCACCGGCGCCCCTCTCGGGAGGCGGGCAGACCCCCTTCGACAACTGCACCGCGGCCCGTGCCGCCGGCGGCGCACCCGTGCGCGTGGGCGACCCGGGCTACGGCCCGCACCTCGATCGCGACGGTGACGGCGTCGGCTGCGAGTGA
- a CDS encoding flavodoxin/nitric oxide synthase gives MNAIVVHESAWGNTRAVAEAIAAGLGAHLTTEVVAVADAPPLPDLRVDLLVVGAPTQAFGLSRPSTREDAHRRGGRQLATGVREWLAEGSAQLMVATFDTHVRHPNLPGHAGHGAARKLKRMGCTVLAEPETFYVEDYEGPLLPGELDRAREWGGELGRRLAERTPPG, from the coding sequence ATGAACGCCATCGTCGTCCACGAGTCGGCCTGGGGGAACACGCGGGCCGTCGCCGAGGCGATCGCGGCCGGTCTCGGCGCCCACCTGACCACCGAGGTGGTGGCCGTGGCTGACGCGCCGCCGCTGCCGGACCTGCGCGTCGACCTGCTCGTGGTGGGGGCTCCCACCCAGGCCTTCGGGCTCAGCCGGCCCTCGACCCGGGAGGACGCCCACCGGCGGGGTGGCCGGCAGCTCGCGACAGGCGTGCGTGAGTGGCTCGCCGAGGGCAGCGCGCAGCTGATGGTCGCCACCTTCGACACCCACGTGCGCCACCCGAACCTGCCCGGGCACGCGGGCCACGGAGCGGCCAGGAAGCTGAAGCGCATGGGCTGCACCGTGCTGGCCGAGCCGGAGACGTTCTACGTCGAGGACTACGAGGGCCCGCTGCTGCCCGGCGAGCTGGACCGGGCCCGCGAGTGGGGCGGCGAGCTGGGGCGTCGACTCGCGGAGAGGACCCCGCCCGGGTGA
- a CDS encoding HNH endonuclease family protein → MTTRLRGTIALLVVSTLGAACTAPGEPTAASTTTITATTTATATAPTETVTPSPVTATETARPAAEPDAASTAVGSSPALAALGTLAVKGRAPKTGYDRAQFGQAWSDAVEVDGGRNGCDTRNDVLRRDLTGITLDPGTGGCVVLTGTLQDPFTGTTISFVRGQNTSREVQVDHLVALSNAWQTGAQQLGEQRREDFANDPLNLLAVQGSANAQKGDGDAATWLPRTAYRCEYAAGQIAVKQRYDLWVTPPERDALTRILGACPGQPLPTPAGTGVPPRGGA, encoded by the coding sequence ATGACCACGCGGTTGCGCGGCACGATCGCGCTCCTGGTCGTCAGCACCCTGGGGGCCGCATGCACCGCCCCGGGCGAGCCGACGGCCGCCTCGACGACCACTATCACGGCGACGACGACGGCGACGGCCACGGCCCCGACCGAGACCGTCACACCGTCGCCGGTGACGGCGACCGAGACGGCGCGACCGGCCGCGGAGCCGGATGCGGCCTCCACCGCCGTCGGGTCCTCCCCCGCGCTCGCCGCGCTGGGCACCCTCGCGGTCAAGGGGCGCGCTCCGAAGACGGGGTACGACCGGGCGCAGTTCGGCCAGGCCTGGAGCGACGCCGTCGAGGTCGACGGTGGTCGCAACGGCTGCGACACCCGCAACGACGTCCTGCGCCGCGACCTCACCGGCATCACGCTCGACCCGGGCACCGGCGGGTGCGTCGTGCTCACCGGCACGCTGCAGGACCCCTTCACGGGGACGACGATCTCCTTCGTCCGCGGCCAAAACACCTCGCGCGAGGTCCAGGTCGACCATCTCGTGGCCCTGTCCAACGCGTGGCAGACCGGCGCCCAGCAGCTGGGCGAGCAGCGACGCGAGGACTTCGCCAACGACCCGCTCAACCTGCTTGCCGTCCAGGGCAGCGCCAACGCGCAGAAGGGTGACGGCGACGCCGCCACCTGGCTGCCCCGTACGGCCTACCGCTGCGAGTACGCCGCCGGCCAGATCGCGGTCAAGCAGCGCTACGACCTGTGGGTGACCCCGCCCGAGCGGGACGCCCTGACCCGGATCCTCGGCGCCTGCCCGGGGCAACCGCTCCCGACCCCGGCGGGCACCGGCGTGCCCCCGCGGGGTGGCGCATGA
- a CDS encoding MFS transporter, translated as MDPPVVTGTDAQLPSEAEQARVHRRTLTVVVISQILGGAGLAAGISVGALLAADMLGSEGLSGVPTGLFTLGSALAAYLVGRSTHRLGRRLGLAHGFLAGGLGAFGVVLAAVVDSVPLLFVSLFVYGSGTATNLQARYAGSDLAPEHRRGFGTSMAMVATTVGAVAGPNLIEPMGVVAGAVGVPALAGPFILSGAAYGAAGVVLFIFLRPDPYLLATRIAAGRLAASATAGSAPGPVPTIGAGAWVGATVMVLTQLVMVAVMTMTPVHMRAHGHDLGAVGVVIGAHIAAMWLPSPVTGVFVDRLGRTPMVVAAGVTLLAAGVVAALAPGDSLGLLILALVLLGLGWNFGLLTGTTLVVDATDPRNRARTQGTIDVVVALAGAGGGVSSGLVLASSSYQALALGGGLLSLTLVPVLLWARARHAVPA; from the coding sequence GTGGACCCGCCGGTGGTGACCGGGACGGACGCGCAGCTGCCGAGCGAGGCGGAGCAGGCGCGGGTGCACCGGCGCACGCTGACCGTCGTCGTCATCAGCCAGATCCTCGGCGGCGCAGGTCTGGCGGCGGGCATCTCCGTCGGGGCGCTGCTGGCCGCGGACATGCTCGGCTCGGAGGGCCTCTCCGGGGTGCCGACCGGGCTCTTCACCCTCGGGTCGGCCCTGGCGGCCTACCTCGTGGGTCGCTCCACCCACCGCCTGGGACGGCGCCTGGGTCTGGCCCACGGCTTCCTCGCCGGTGGTCTGGGGGCCTTCGGCGTGGTCCTGGCCGCGGTGGTCGACTCCGTGCCCCTGCTCTTCGTCTCCCTCTTCGTCTACGGCTCCGGGACGGCCACCAACCTGCAGGCCCGGTACGCCGGCAGCGACCTGGCGCCGGAGCACCGTCGGGGGTTCGGCACGAGCATGGCCATGGTCGCCACCACGGTGGGGGCCGTCGCCGGCCCCAACCTCATCGAGCCCATGGGCGTGGTGGCGGGCGCCGTGGGCGTGCCGGCCCTGGCCGGCCCCTTCATCCTCTCCGGTGCGGCCTACGGCGCGGCCGGCGTGGTGCTCTTCATCTTCCTGCGGCCCGATCCGTACCTGCTGGCCACGCGGATCGCCGCCGGCAGGCTCGCCGCGTCGGCCACGGCCGGGTCGGCGCCCGGCCCGGTGCCCACGATCGGCGCCGGTGCCTGGGTGGGCGCGACGGTGATGGTCCTGACCCAGCTGGTGATGGTCGCCGTCATGACGATGACGCCGGTGCACATGCGAGCCCACGGGCACGACCTGGGCGCCGTCGGAGTGGTCATCGGTGCGCACATCGCCGCGATGTGGCTGCCCTCGCCCGTCACTGGTGTGTTCGTCGACAGGCTCGGGCGCACCCCGATGGTGGTGGCCGCCGGCGTGACGCTGCTGGCCGCCGGGGTGGTCGCGGCGCTCGCCCCGGGTGACTCCCTGGGGCTGCTCATCCTGGCCCTCGTCCTGCTCGGTCTCGGGTGGAACTTCGGCCTGCTCACCGGCACGACGCTCGTCGTCGACGCCACCGACCCGCGGAACCGGGCACGCACGCAGGGCACCATCGACGTCGTCGTCGCGCTCGCCGGTGCAGGGGGCGGGGTCTCCTCGGGCCTCGTCCTGGCGTCGAGCAGCTACCAGGCGCTCGCCCTCGGCGGCGGGCTGCTCTCCCTCACGCTTGTCCCCGTGCTGCTCTGGGCGAGGGCACGGCACGCCGTTCCCGCCTGA
- a CDS encoding PfkB family carbohydrate kinase, whose amino-acid sequence MVDAAVFAPSPLLTVTIEQDPNGEAEVHLHAGGQGFWIARMVVALGGGASLCAPLGGEGGPVLRALVEAEGVTPISGATTRSNGAYVHDRRDGDRTVVAQMRPAVLSRHEVDALFSATLAAGLAADVAVLGGPHAPDVVPADVYRRLAADLRSAGVDVVADLSGEPLTAALEGGVTVIKVSHEDLMEDGRLADDDPATLQEAMHDLAREGASHVVISRGADPTMALVDGEPLTIAGPQMQLVDHRGAGDSMTAGMAVALGGGEDMREALRLGAAAGTANVTRKGLATGQRRLVEQLARRIDVQPLR is encoded by the coding sequence ATGGTCGATGCCGCGGTCTTCGCGCCCTCGCCGTTGCTGACGGTGACCATCGAGCAGGACCCGAACGGCGAGGCGGAGGTGCACCTGCACGCGGGCGGACAGGGCTTCTGGATCGCCCGGATGGTCGTGGCGCTGGGGGGCGGTGCCTCCCTGTGCGCACCCCTGGGCGGCGAGGGCGGACCGGTGCTGCGGGCGCTGGTCGAGGCCGAGGGGGTCACGCCGATCTCCGGGGCCACCACCCGCTCGAACGGCGCCTACGTGCACGACCGCCGTGACGGTGACCGGACGGTCGTGGCGCAGATGCGACCCGCGGTCCTGTCCCGCCACGAGGTCGATGCCCTCTTCAGCGCCACGCTGGCCGCCGGGCTGGCGGCCGACGTCGCCGTCCTGGGCGGCCCCCACGCACCCGACGTGGTGCCGGCGGACGTCTACCGTCGGCTCGCCGCCGACCTGCGCTCGGCCGGGGTCGACGTGGTCGCGGACCTGTCGGGTGAGCCCCTGACGGCGGCACTCGAGGGCGGGGTCACCGTCATCAAGGTCAGCCACGAGGACCTCATGGAGGACGGTCGCCTGGCCGACGACGACCCGGCGACCCTGCAGGAGGCCATGCACGACCTCGCCCGTGAGGGCGCGAGCCACGTGGTGATCTCCCGGGGCGCCGATCCCACGATGGCGCTGGTGGACGGTGAGCCGCTGACGATCGCGGGCCCGCAGATGCAGCTCGTCGACCACCGTGGGGCCGGGGACTCGATGACCGCCGGGATGGCGGTGGCGCTCGGCGGTGGCGAGGACATGCGCGAGGCCCTGCGGCTCGGCGCCGCTGCCGGTACCGCCAATGTCACGCGGAAGGGACTGGCCACCGGCCAGCGACGGCTGGTCGAGCAGCTGGCCCGACGCATCGACGTGCAGCCGCTGCGGTGA
- a CDS encoding ABC transporter ATP-binding protein has translation MTSAPATPRSDAADGIHLQGVTKAFRAGSRTVRAVAGVDLDVTPGQVVAILGPNGAGKTTTLDMILGLTQPDTGTVTAFGQPPRDAVHAGRVSAVLQTGGLLRDLTARETVRFIASTFTGHQPVDTVLERAGLAGKADRLVHKLSGGEQQRLRFALALLPDPDLLVLDEPTAGMDVTARRDFWRTMHADAERGRTILFATHYLQEADDFADRIVLMADGRVVADGTTEEIRARGSGRTVSADVRRGDVGAAVARLRALPGTTRVTATGERVTAIGEDADALARVLLTELGGSNLEVTTASLDAAFLAITGEQIDTHEAAGAAGTEALR, from the coding sequence ATGACCAGCGCACCCGCCACCCCGCGCAGCGACGCTGCCGACGGCATCCACCTGCAGGGGGTCACCAAGGCCTTCCGTGCGGGCAGCAGGACCGTGCGGGCGGTCGCCGGCGTCGACCTCGACGTCACGCCCGGCCAGGTCGTGGCGATCCTCGGGCCGAACGGCGCCGGCAAGACGACCACCCTGGACATGATCCTGGGCCTCACCCAGCCGGACACCGGCACCGTCACCGCCTTCGGGCAGCCGCCGCGCGACGCCGTCCACGCCGGGCGGGTCTCCGCGGTCCTGCAGACCGGCGGGCTGCTGCGCGACCTCACGGCGCGCGAGACGGTCCGCTTCATCGCCTCCACCTTCACCGGGCACCAGCCGGTCGACACCGTCCTCGAGCGGGCCGGTCTGGCCGGCAAGGCCGACCGCCTCGTCCACAAGCTCTCGGGCGGCGAGCAGCAGCGCCTGCGCTTCGCCCTGGCGCTGCTGCCCGACCCCGACCTGCTCGTCCTCGACGAGCCCACCGCCGGAATGGACGTGACCGCGCGCCGCGACTTCTGGCGCACCATGCACGCCGACGCGGAGCGGGGTCGCACCATCCTCTTCGCCACCCACTACCTGCAGGAGGCCGACGACTTCGCCGACCGCATCGTCCTCATGGCCGACGGCCGGGTGGTCGCCGACGGCACCACCGAGGAGATCCGCGCCCGCGGCAGCGGCCGGACCGTCAGCGCCGACGTCCGCAGGGGGGACGTCGGCGCGGCGGTCGCGCGGCTGCGCGCGCTCCCGGGCACCACCCGGGTCACCGCGACCGGCGAGCGGGTCACCGCGATCGGTGAGGACGCCGACGCCCTCGCCCGGGTCCTGCTGACCGAGCTGGGCGGGAGCAACCTCGAGGTCACCACGGCCTCCCTGGACGCCGCCTTCCTCGCCATCACCGGCGAGCAGATCGACACCCACGAAGCGGCCGGCGCGGCCGGGACGGAGGCACTGCGATGA
- a CDS encoding ABC transporter permease → MNPTIIGLELKRISRDYVGLFFIAGLPAFMYVIFGAAQTFGEEDIGRGNVALYIMISMAVYGAVTATVSIGGQAAVERQQGWGRQLGLTPLRDSSYVAGKALIALSVALIPITLIYGIGIGTGAKGEAWVWVVSAATVLLGAGVFALYGLVFGLAFRSESAVGAASGSLVIFAFLGNIFIPLSGIMLTIAKFTPLYGFVSLARYPLTGGDSVSTSGALTHESLWVPLANVVVWTMIMAVATVLLARRGRERQ, encoded by the coding sequence ATGAATCCCACGATCATCGGCCTGGAGCTCAAGCGGATCTCCCGCGACTACGTCGGCCTGTTCTTCATCGCCGGGCTGCCGGCCTTCATGTACGTCATCTTCGGCGCGGCGCAGACCTTCGGCGAGGAGGACATCGGCCGCGGCAACGTCGCCCTCTACATCATGATCTCCATGGCCGTGTACGGCGCGGTCACCGCGACGGTGAGCATCGGCGGGCAGGCGGCCGTCGAGCGCCAGCAGGGGTGGGGGCGACAGCTGGGCCTGACCCCCCTTCGCGACAGCTCGTACGTCGCCGGCAAGGCGCTCATCGCCCTGTCCGTCGCGCTGATCCCGATCACCCTGATCTACGGGATCGGCATCGGCACCGGGGCGAAGGGGGAAGCCTGGGTCTGGGTGGTCTCCGCCGCCACCGTGCTCCTCGGCGCGGGCGTCTTCGCCCTGTACGGCCTGGTCTTCGGGCTCGCCTTCCGGTCCGAGTCCGCCGTCGGGGCGGCCTCCGGGTCGCTGGTGATCTTCGCCTTCCTCGGCAACATCTTCATCCCGCTGTCGGGGATCATGCTCACGATCGCGAAGTTCACCCCGCTCTACGGCTTCGTCTCCCTCGCCCGCTACCCGCTCACCGGTGGTGACTCGGTGAGCACGTCCGGCGCACTCACCCACGAGTCGCTGTGGGTGCCGCTGGCTAACGTGGTGGTGTGGACGATGATCATGGCCGTGGCGACGGTCCTCCTGGCGCGACGGGGTCGGGAGCGGCAGTGA